The segment TATTTATCTACTTACATGGTTAAACGCAAAAGTAGAAAATTGGAAAAAAATTGCAAGTAGTAGCAGAAAAGACCCCAACATTACTGGTTCTGATGTGGCTAGTTTTCTGATTGTCTATCCAAAACTAGAAGAACAACAAAAAATCGCCGCCTGCCTTTCTTCATTAGATGAATTAATAACCGCGCACAGCCAAAAACTCGACGCGCTAAAAAAACATAAAAAAGGGCTAATGCAACAGCTTTTCCCCGCAGAAGGTCAAACTGTGCCTAGTTTGCGCTTTCCTGAGTTTCGGGAGGCGGGGGAGTGGGTGGAGAAAAGTCTCAAAAACATTTGTCAAATGAAAGCAGGCAAATTTGTATCTATGTCAGAAATAAAGGAAAAATCAGGACAAGATTTATATCCTTGTTTTGGTGGTAATGGATTAAGAGGATTCACAAGAACATATACTCATGATGGTATATATCCATTAATTGGTCGCCAAGGTGCTTTGTGTGGAAATATAAATATTACAACTGGAAAATTTCATGCTACTGAACATGCAGTTGTTACTACCCCAAATAATGACATTGATGTAAAGTGGCTTTTTTATGAATTAATACTATACCAAAATTATGTGAGATATAAAAACAAATTAA is part of the Thioflexithrix psekupsensis genome and harbors:
- a CDS encoding restriction endonuclease subunit S, with translation MKNKKSSPLVPSLRFPEFREAGEWVEKKLGEIAAIRSGSTPLRANPEFFKDGNIPWVKTTDLNNSFIYKTEEYLTSKTNAKINPEESVLVAMYGGFNQIGRTGFLKIPAATNQAISVLNTDRKKVLPIYLLTWLNAKVENWKKIASSSRKDPNITGSDVASFLIVYPKLEEQQKIAACLSSLDELITAHSQKLDALKKHKKGLMQQLFPAEGQTVPSLRFPEFREAGEWVEKSLKNICQMKAGKFVSMSEIKEKSGQDLYPCFGGNGLRGFTRTYTHDGIYPLIGRQGALCGNINITTGKFHATEHAVVTTPNNDIDVKWLFYELILYQNYVRYKNKLSSNI